In Helianthus annuus cultivar XRQ/B chromosome 3, HanXRQr2.0-SUNRISE, whole genome shotgun sequence, a single window of DNA contains:
- the LOC110931302 gene encoding uncharacterized protein LOC110931302: MEVLTQTPKYSKFMRDFLTHKRKIEAIQQVTLSEECSATLLNKLRQKKIYPGSFTIPCSIGRSPIRNALADLEASINLMPASMFNPLGLGKLHHTKMSIQLADKSVKYPQGVIENLLVKVGEFVFPADFVILAMEEDPEIPLILGRPFLVTARTMVDKSDEKLTWRVGEKEIKFEVGQRAKDDLVKYLNAIDSSLDDALQRYNSGCESSRTGNI, translated from the coding sequence ATGGAAGTCCTCACTCAAACGCCAAAATATTCCAAGTTCATGAGAGACTTCCTCACTCACAAAAGAAAGATTGAAGCCATTCAACAAGTCACACTTAGTGAAGAATGCTCGGCGACACTCCTCAACAAGCTACGCCAAAAGAAGATTtatcccggaagcttcaccatCCCTTGCTCTATTGGTAGGTCACCAATAAGAAATGCACTAGCCGACTTGGAGGCTAGCATTAATTTAATGCCAGCCTCTATGTTCAACCCACTAGGATTGGGTAAGCTACATCATACaaagatgagcatacaacttgcggATAAGTCGGTGAAATACCCTCAAGGTGTCATAGAAAACTTATTGGTAAAGGTAGGAGAATTTGTTTTTCCGGCCGACTTTGTTATCTTAGCCATGGAAGAAGACCCTGAAATCCCACTCATACTAGGAAGACCCTTCCTTGTCACCGCACGAACTATGGTGGACAAGAGTGACGAAAAACTAACATGGAGGGTTGGTGAAAAAGAGATCAAGTTTGAAGTTGGGCAACGGGCGAAGGATGATCTTGTCAAATACCTTAACGCGATTGACTCAAGTTTAGACGATGCACTGCAACGATACAACTCGGGGTGTGAGTCATCCCGCACGGGTAACATTTGA